ACAAACCTTTTTATATTTTTGCCCTTGTATATTTTACTATAAGACTTGTCTATATTTTCTTTATATATGTTTTTAGAATTACCTATAAATCCTGTAAAAGTATTACTTATTTCTGATAAAAAATTAGTATTTTCTAAAATTTTATTTTTTATATTTTGATTATAACTATTGTTATCAAAAGCAAAGCCATACTCATTACAAGAAAACAGTTCATTTTTGCCTATTTTATATTCAGCTTTTCCTTCCACTTTAATTTTTATTTCATTAAAACATTTTCTATTATTTTTTAATATAAATACCATTCCATCTGTTACAACTTCAGAGAAAGATATATTAAAAAATAAATTTTTAATCTCACATTGATTTAATATTTCATTTCTTAATTGTTTATATTGAAGATTCCTACTAAAATTTAACGGAACTACAAATGCTAAATATCCTCTTTCTTTTGTTTTTTCTAAAGCTCTTTTAATAAAATATTCAAATAAATTAGGAGAGTGTATACACTGACCATAATTTTTAATATAATATTTCAAAAATGTTTCCCAACAAGCTTTTTTATTCTTTCTAGATAAAGAAACCCATGGTGGATTTCCTATAATATAATCAAATTTATTTCTCCAAAATTTATATAATTTAAAGTGTGTTTTAAAAACATAATCCTCTCTATCTTTATAATCAATAGATTCTTCAATGTCTTTATTTTTTATTTTATAGGTTTTTAATTTACATTTATTATTTAAATATTTAATAATAGGCTTAAAATCCTTTTCCCATCTTATAAGGCTATCACAATTAATAACGTTTACTTTATTTATATAGGACTCTCTATCCTTTAAAAATAAATTTATAGCAATTATTTGAGTTGCATATATATCTATATCTGCAGCATATATACAATTATTAATTATATGATAATGTACGTTTTCCTTTCGCCAATAATACTCCCCAGTTAACCTAACAGTTTCGGCTCCTTTTTTTATAGTATAAATATTTTCTTTATATTTTTCTTGCAAAGCTTTTATATTTTCTAAAAAAATTCTTTTCAACTTATCATAGGCTTTAATGATAAAATATCCTGCTCCTGCAGATATATCTATTACCCTAACAAAAGGATTTCCCAGTGGTGAAAACTCATAAAAAACATTATCCAATATATAATCAATAATATATTCTGGCGTATAGAATATACCCATAGATTTTTTATATTCCTTTGGTAACACGGCTTCATATATTTCTCCTATTTCACTACTACTATTTATAAAATCAAATTCATTTATTTCTTCTATAATTTTACTTAAAATCATATTATACTTATAAATAAAACTACGTTCACTTTCTAAAAGACATTCATCTTCTAAATTCTTATAGCTAGGATTTATTGTTTCATACTTTATATTATCTTTAAATATAAATTCTAAAAATTTTTTATTAACATTTTTAAATACTAGCTTTGCAAGCTCCATAGTATCTAAAGTTAGTACATAATATTTTATATTGTTTTTAGCCAGTTCGCCCTTTATATTATTTTTCTCCATAAATACTTTTGAA
Above is a window of Clostridium sporogenes DNA encoding:
- a CDS encoding Eco57I restriction-modification methylase domain-containing protein; translated protein: MGGRYNGYKTKDISCINKYCTYLQLLFEDLYDFKKLYLNFNNEDKRLYCNKSICVLINKIIISKVFMEKNNIKGELAKNNIKYYVLTLDTMELAKLVFKNVNKKFLEFIFKDNIKYETINPSYKNLEDECLLESERSFIYKYNMILSKIIEEINEFDFINSSSEIGEIYEAVLPKEYKKSMGIFYTPEYIIDYILDNVFYEFSPLGNPFVRVIDISAGAGYFIIKAYDKLKRIFLENIKALQEKYKENIYTIKKGAETVRLTGEYYWRKENVHYHIINNCIYAADIDIYATQIIAINLFLKDRESYINKVNVINCDSLIRWEKDFKPIIKYLNNKCKLKTYKIKNKDIEESIDYKDREDYVFKTHFKLYKFWRNKFDYIIGNPPWVSLSRKNKKACWETFLKYYIKNYGQCIHSPNLFEYFIKRALEKTKERGYLAFVVPLNFSRNLQYKQLRNEILNQCEIKNLFFNISFSEVVTDGMVFILKNNRKCFNEIKIKVEGKAEYKIGKNELFSCNEYGFAFDNNSYNQNIKNKILENTNFLSEISNTFTGFIGNSKNIYKENIDKSYSKIYKGKNIKRFVCHSCFYYDFKYGDIKGGTKNLKKLKYKGKILVRKTGNEIIAAYDKEGVIIEQSLYGIIDLKESFSYKYILGILNSQLMNWYYKNYLITNKESTPQIKKYRLDKIPIKKCTNYAQEEIEILVDEILKNLKNKNIKETEHYYKILNQKIFEIYGIYNIKTIDYIIKTNHK